A stretch of the Vagococcus xieshaowenii genome encodes the following:
- a CDS encoding 2-hydroxymuconate tautomerase translates to MPIVHIELLEGRTNEQKQAMVKEVTEAISRTSGAPKENIHVVIQEMKKEHYAIAGKLKSEV, encoded by the coding sequence ATGCCAATTGTACATATCGAATTACTTGAAGGACGTACCAATGAACAAAAACAAGCAATGGTTAAAGAGGTGACAGAGGCAATTTCTCGAACATCAGGGGCACCTAAGGAAAATATTCATGTCGTCATTCAAGAAATGAAGAAAGAGCATTATGCAATAGCGGGTAAGTTAAAAAGTGAAGTCTAA
- a CDS encoding DNA topology modulation protein: MKIAIIGYSGSGKSTLAKAISQKINIPLLHLDTVQFEANWQERDNKEANTIVKQFMAQKDWIIDGNYSKFFKEERLEKADTIIILAFSRWACLKRVIKRYFKYRKTSRPDMAEGCREKLDGEFIWWVLYRGRKKQPMKDFIKIQQIYSDKTIILHNQQELDDYYQKHELTNEINT; the protein is encoded by the coding sequence ATGAAAATTGCAATTATTGGCTATAGTGGCAGTGGTAAATCTACTCTCGCTAAGGCCATCTCTCAGAAAATCAACATCCCCCTACTTCATTTAGACACTGTTCAATTTGAAGCAAATTGGCAGGAGCGAGACAATAAAGAAGCCAATACAATCGTCAAACAGTTCATGGCACAAAAAGATTGGATCATTGATGGTAATTATTCAAAATTTTTTAAAGAAGAACGATTAGAAAAAGCTGATACGATTATCATTTTAGCCTTCTCACGTTGGGCCTGCTTAAAACGCGTTATTAAACGCTATTTCAAGTATCGTAAAACCTCTCGACCCGATATGGCAGAAGGTTGTCGAGAAAAACTTGATGGAGAATTCATTTGGTGGGTTCTCTATCGTGGCAGAAAAAAACAACCTATGAAAGACTTCATTAAGATTCAACAAATTTATTCAGATAAAACAATCATCCTTCATAATCAGCAAGAATTAGATGATTATTATCAAAAACATGAACTAACTAATGAGATAAACACTTAA